The following coding sequences are from one Mycobacteriales bacterium window:
- the glgX gene encoding glycogen debranching protein GlgX: MQVWPGPSYPLGATHDGTGTTFSIFSEVAERVELCLFDEDGTEERVVLPEVDGFVWHGYLPGVLPGQRYGYRVYGPYNPKAGQRCNPSKLLLDPYSKAIEGDIDWDPSLFSYRFDARDRQETTDSAPHMPKSVVVNPFFDWGNDRAPKRPYNESLIYEAHVRGLTYRNPKIPEELRGTYAGIAHPTTIDHLNRLGITAIELMPVHQFVHDHGLVQRGLRNYWGYNTIGFLAPHNAYAATGQAGQQVPEFKAMVKALHEAGIEVILDVVYNHTAEGNHLGPTLSFRGIDNASYYRLVEDKPEFYMDYTGTGNSLNVRHPHALQLIMDSLRYWVTEMHVDGFRFDLAAALAREFYDVERLSTFFDLVQQDPTVSQVKLIAEPWDVGPGGYQVGNFPPQWTEWNGQFRDTVRDFWRGEPATLGEFAARITGSADLYAQSGRRPIASINFVTCHDGFTLTDLVSYNNKHNEANGEGNRDGESHNRSWNCGVEGPSDDPDVLALRGKQRRNFLATLLLSLGVPMLLHGDELGRTQRGNNNTYCQDNEITWVDWEDVDDELIEFTARLSDLRREHQVFRRRRFFDGRPIRRGGGEPLRDIGWLTPSGEEMTEQDWGSGFGRSVAVFLNGEGIPDTDARGERIVDDSFLLCFNAHDAGIDFTMPHEEYATTWEIVLDTARPELEDPEAVEAEQTVTVDARSLLVLRKDS; encoded by the coding sequence GTGCAGGTCTGGCCAGGGCCTTCCTACCCGCTAGGCGCCACCCACGACGGGACGGGCACCACGTTCTCGATCTTCTCGGAGGTCGCCGAGCGGGTGGAGCTGTGCCTCTTCGACGAGGACGGCACCGAGGAGCGGGTCGTGCTCCCGGAGGTCGACGGCTTCGTGTGGCACGGCTACCTGCCGGGCGTCCTCCCCGGCCAGCGCTACGGCTACCGGGTGTATGGCCCCTACAACCCCAAGGCGGGCCAGCGCTGTAACCCGTCCAAGCTGCTCCTCGACCCCTACTCGAAGGCGATCGAGGGCGACATCGACTGGGACCCGTCGCTGTTCAGCTACCGGTTCGACGCGCGGGACCGTCAGGAAACCACCGACTCCGCCCCGCACATGCCGAAGTCGGTCGTGGTCAACCCGTTCTTCGACTGGGGCAACGACCGCGCACCGAAGCGCCCCTACAACGAGTCGCTCATCTACGAAGCGCATGTGCGGGGACTGACCTACCGCAACCCCAAGATTCCCGAGGAGCTGCGGGGCACCTACGCCGGGATCGCACACCCGACGACCATCGATCACCTGAACCGGCTCGGCATCACGGCCATCGAACTCATGCCCGTGCACCAGTTCGTCCACGATCACGGCCTGGTCCAGCGCGGCCTGCGCAACTACTGGGGCTACAACACGATCGGCTTCCTCGCCCCGCACAACGCCTACGCCGCCACCGGGCAGGCCGGCCAGCAGGTGCCGGAGTTCAAGGCGATGGTCAAGGCCCTGCACGAGGCCGGGATCGAAGTCATCCTCGACGTCGTCTACAACCACACCGCCGAAGGCAACCACCTCGGCCCGACGCTGTCGTTCCGCGGCATCGACAACGCGTCGTACTACCGGCTCGTCGAGGACAAGCCCGAGTTCTACATGGACTACACGGGCACCGGAAACTCCCTCAACGTCCGGCATCCCCACGCCCTGCAGCTGATCATGGACTCGCTGCGCTACTGGGTCACCGAGATGCACGTCGACGGGTTCCGCTTCGACCTTGCGGCCGCGCTCGCCCGGGAGTTCTACGACGTCGAGCGACTGTCGACATTCTTCGACCTGGTGCAGCAGGACCCGACGGTGAGCCAGGTGAAACTGATCGCCGAGCCATGGGACGTCGGCCCCGGCGGCTACCAGGTCGGCAACTTCCCTCCACAGTGGACGGAGTGGAACGGCCAGTTCCGCGACACGGTCAGGGATTTCTGGCGCGGCGAGCCGGCGACGCTGGGGGAATTCGCCGCCCGGATCACCGGATCGGCCGATCTCTACGCCCAGTCGGGGCGACGTCCGATCGCCAGCATCAACTTCGTCACCTGCCACGACGGATTCACGCTGACCGATCTCGTCTCCTACAACAACAAGCACAACGAAGCCAACGGCGAGGGCAACCGCGATGGCGAGAGCCACAACAGATCGTGGAACTGCGGCGTGGAAGGGCCGAGCGACGATCCCGATGTCCTCGCACTGCGCGGAAAGCAGCGACGTAACTTCCTCGCCACCCTGCTGCTGTCCCTCGGTGTCCCCATGCTGCTGCACGGCGACGAGCTAGGCCGCACCCAGCGCGGCAACAACAACACCTACTGCCAGGACAACGAGATCACCTGGGTCGACTGGGAAGACGTCGACGATGAGCTGATCGAGTTCACGGCCCGACTGTCGGACCTTCGGCGGGAGCACCAGGTCTTCCGGCGGCGCCGCTTCTTCGACGGACGGCCGATCCGCCGCGGCGGCGGCGAACCGCTGCGCGACATCGGCTGGCTCACCCCGTCCGGTGAGGAGATGACCGAGCAGGACTGGGGTTCCGGCTTCGGCCGGTCCGTCGCCGTATTCCTCAACGGCGAAGGCATCCCCGACACGGATGCGCGCGGCGAGCGCATCGTCGACGACTCCTTCCTGCTCTGCTTCAACGCGCACGACGCCGGGATCGACTTCACCATGCCGCACGAGGAATACGCGACGACCTGGGAAATCGTGCTCGACACCGCCCGTCCGGAGCTGGAGGATCCCGAGGCGGTCGAGGCCGAACAGACCGTGACGGTCGACGCACGCTCGCTGCTCGTGCTACGGAAGGATTCCTGA
- the treY gene encoding malto-oligosyltrehalose synthase, which yields MPVPHATYRVQVSPSFDLWQAAGVAEYLADLGVSHFYSSPLLEATSGSMHGYDVVDHSRVSEQLGGEAARHALCGALKAHRLGMVVDIVPNHVGVADASANKWWWDVLLLGPQSAYARYFDIDWSRGRLVLPILGDAPDELDHLRVEDGELRYYEHRFPLAVGTGGGTPREVHDHQHYELVPWRRGNAEVNYRRFFAVSTLAAIRVEEPEVFETTHREVLRWATEGDLDGIRIDHPDGLADPTGYLERLAGVAPTQWLIVEKILEPGEVLPAPWPCAGTTGYDALTEVDSVFVDRAGEPILSALQTELAGPQPSWDDLVHDCKLDVASDMQRAEVARMARLVPETPDADQAIAEALACFPVYRSYLPDVGGTDLATALAEAVRRRPDLAGVLEALSPRLHDPADELAIRFQQQSGAVMAKGVEDTAYYRATRFVAANEVGGDPARIGRSVTDFHAAARRRLDRHPAGMTTLSTHDTKRAEDVRARLAVLAELPGEWADAVRRWTAAAPLPDGAFANLLWQTVAGSWPIERDRLHAYLEKAAREARTATSWDDPDERFEQAMHAVADRVYDDPDLRADVEAFVGRITPYGWSNSLGAKLVQLTMPGVPDVYQGSELWDNSLVDPDNRRPVDFTRRRALLAALDDGLLPEVDDSGAAKLLVTSRALRLRRDQPELFTGYVPLSAAGPAAEQVLAFDRGGAITVATLGPAGLDRAAGWLDTTLTLPGEGWTDVLTGAAYDAGPVPVGDLLDRYPVALLTAG from the coding sequence GTGCCGGTCCCCCATGCGACGTATCGCGTGCAGGTCAGCCCGTCCTTCGACCTGTGGCAGGCGGCCGGTGTCGCCGAATACCTCGCCGACCTCGGCGTCAGCCACTTCTACTCGTCACCGCTGCTCGAGGCGACGTCGGGCTCGATGCACGGCTACGACGTCGTCGACCACTCGCGGGTGAGCGAGCAGCTCGGCGGTGAGGCCGCCCGGCACGCCCTGTGCGGCGCGCTCAAGGCGCACCGGCTCGGGATGGTCGTCGACATCGTGCCCAACCACGTCGGGGTCGCCGACGCGTCGGCAAACAAGTGGTGGTGGGACGTGCTGCTGCTGGGTCCCCAGTCGGCCTACGCGCGCTACTTCGACATCGACTGGTCCCGCGGCCGACTCGTCCTTCCGATCCTGGGCGACGCGCCCGACGAGCTCGACCACCTCCGGGTCGAGGACGGCGAGCTGCGCTACTACGAACACCGTTTTCCGCTCGCCGTCGGGACCGGAGGCGGCACACCGCGTGAGGTCCACGACCACCAGCACTACGAGCTCGTGCCGTGGCGTCGGGGCAACGCCGAGGTCAACTACCGGCGGTTCTTCGCCGTCTCGACGCTGGCCGCGATCCGGGTGGAGGAGCCCGAGGTCTTCGAGACCACCCATCGGGAGGTTCTGCGGTGGGCGACGGAGGGTGACCTCGACGGGATCCGCATCGACCACCCGGACGGCCTGGCCGATCCGACCGGCTACCTCGAACGGCTGGCCGGTGTCGCGCCGACGCAGTGGCTGATCGTCGAGAAGATCCTCGAGCCCGGCGAGGTCCTTCCCGCGCCGTGGCCCTGTGCCGGAACCACCGGATACGACGCGCTCACCGAGGTCGACTCGGTCTTCGTCGACCGCGCCGGCGAGCCGATTCTGTCTGCGCTGCAGACCGAGCTGGCCGGGCCGCAGCCCTCGTGGGACGACCTGGTGCACGACTGCAAGCTCGACGTCGCCAGCGACATGCAACGTGCCGAGGTCGCGCGGATGGCCCGGCTGGTGCCGGAGACCCCCGACGCGGACCAGGCGATCGCCGAGGCGCTGGCCTGCTTCCCGGTCTACCGTTCCTACCTGCCCGACGTCGGCGGCACCGATCTGGCGACCGCACTGGCCGAGGCGGTCCGGCGGCGGCCCGACCTGGCCGGGGTGCTCGAGGCGCTGTCCCCCCGGCTGCACGATCCGGCCGACGAACTGGCGATCCGGTTCCAGCAGCAGTCCGGCGCGGTGATGGCCAAGGGCGTCGAGGACACGGCGTACTACCGGGCGACCCGGTTCGTCGCGGCCAACGAGGTGGGCGGCGACCCGGCCCGGATCGGCCGGTCGGTCACCGACTTCCACGCGGCGGCCCGGCGCCGCCTCGACCGCCACCCGGCCGGGATGACCACGCTGTCGACCCACGACACCAAGCGCGCGGAGGACGTGCGGGCCCGGCTCGCCGTACTCGCCGAACTCCCCGGGGAATGGGCCGACGCGGTCCGCCGGTGGACGGCTGCCGCCCCGCTGCCCGACGGGGCCTTCGCCAATTTGCTGTGGCAGACCGTGGCCGGGAGTTGGCCGATCGAGCGCGATCGGCTGCACGCCTACCTGGAGAAGGCGGCCCGCGAAGCCCGGACCGCGACGTCCTGGGACGACCCCGACGAGAGGTTCGAGCAGGCCATGCACGCGGTCGCCGACCGGGTGTACGACGACCCGGACCTGCGGGCCGACGTCGAGGCGTTCGTCGGTCGGATCACGCCGTACGGATGGTCGAACTCGCTTGGCGCCAAGCTCGTCCAGCTCACGATGCCCGGTGTCCCGGACGTCTACCAGGGCAGCGAGCTCTGGGACAACTCGCTGGTCGATCCCGACAACCGGCGGCCGGTCGATTTCACCCGGCGCCGCGCGCTGCTCGCCGCACTCGACGACGGGCTGCTCCCCGAGGTCGACGACAGCGGTGCCGCGAAGCTCCTGGTCACCTCCCGTGCGCTCCGGCTCCGCCGGGACCAGCCGGAACTGTTCACCGGCTACGTGCCGTTGTCGGCAGCGGGTCCGGCGGCCGAGCAGGTGCTGGCCTTCGACCGCGGTGGCGCGATCACGGTGGCCACCCTGGGGCCGGCCGGCCTGGACCGCGCGGCCGGCTGGCTCGACACCACGCTGACCCTGCCGGGCGAGGGCTGGACCGACGTACTGACCGGCGCCGCCTACGACGCCGGACCGGTCCCGGTCGGCGATCTGCTCGACCGTTACCCGGTGGCGCTGCTCACCGCCGGGTGA
- the treZ gene encoding malto-oligosyltrehalose trehalohydrolase, translated as MTTFEVWAPRPGHVRTRIGDDDTEMTHGPGGWWRVDIPDLPDDTEYAFVLDDDPTAIPDPRSLWQPTGVHGPSRIYDQAGYDWRDGGWTGRQLAGGVIYELHVGTFSPEGTFDGAAGRLDHLVELGVDFVELLPVNAFNGDRNWGYDGVGWYAVHDPYGGPDGLKRLVDACHARGLGVILDVVYNHLGPSGNYLDRFGPYLTEAANTWGRNVNLDGPDSDPVRRHIIDNALMWLSDYHIDGLRIDAVHALADRRAVHLLEEMATEVDALSAHVGRPLTLIAESDLNDPKLITPREAGGFGLAAQWSDDFHHALHTALTGERQGYYADFGSLQTLATTLRQAYFHAGTWSSFRHRIHGRPVDIARTPAWRFLGYLQNHDQIGNRAIGDRISATLSDGLVKVGAALVLTAPFTPMLFMGEEWAASTPWQFFTSHPEPELGSTVADGRRAEFAEHGWAADDVPDPQDQKTFERSRLDWRELDDEVHSGMLDFYTRLLALRRSRPELSDPRLGRVHVRYDDESRWLVLHRDAIAVACNLSTDRQPVPIDGTPREVLLASTSGFVYRDGIVEIDGESVAVLALA; from the coding sequence ATGACGACCTTCGAGGTGTGGGCGCCACGGCCCGGGCACGTGCGCACCCGCATCGGGGACGACGACACCGAGATGACCCACGGCCCGGGCGGCTGGTGGCGGGTCGACATCCCGGACCTCCCCGACGACACCGAGTATGCGTTCGTCCTCGACGACGACCCGACGGCCATCCCCGATCCCCGCTCACTCTGGCAACCGACCGGCGTGCACGGGCCGAGCCGCATCTACGACCAGGCCGGCTACGACTGGCGGGACGGCGGGTGGACCGGTCGGCAACTCGCCGGAGGTGTCATCTACGAATTGCACGTCGGCACCTTCAGCCCGGAGGGCACGTTCGACGGCGCGGCCGGACGGCTCGACCACCTGGTCGAGCTCGGCGTCGATTTCGTCGAGCTCCTTCCGGTCAATGCGTTCAACGGCGACCGCAACTGGGGCTACGACGGCGTCGGGTGGTACGCCGTGCACGACCCCTACGGCGGCCCGGACGGCCTGAAGCGCCTCGTCGACGCCTGCCACGCGCGCGGGCTCGGGGTGATCCTCGACGTCGTCTACAACCACCTCGGCCCGTCCGGCAACTACCTCGACCGGTTCGGCCCCTACCTCACGGAGGCGGCCAACACCTGGGGTCGCAACGTCAACCTCGACGGTCCGGACTCCGACCCGGTCCGCCGGCACATCATCGACAACGCGTTGATGTGGCTGTCCGACTACCACATCGACGGTCTGCGCATCGACGCCGTGCATGCGCTCGCCGACCGGCGGGCGGTGCATCTGCTGGAGGAGATGGCCACCGAGGTCGATGCGTTGTCGGCCCACGTGGGTCGCCCCTTGACCCTCATCGCGGAGTCCGACCTCAACGACCCGAAACTCATCACTCCGCGCGAGGCGGGCGGATTCGGGTTGGCGGCGCAGTGGAGCGACGACTTCCACCATGCGCTGCACACCGCACTCACCGGCGAGCGCCAGGGTTACTACGCCGACTTCGGCTCACTCCAGACGCTGGCCACCACGTTGCGCCAGGCGTACTTCCACGCCGGAACGTGGTCGAGCTTCCGGCACCGGATCCACGGTCGACCGGTCGACATCGCCCGGACCCCGGCCTGGCGTTTCCTGGGCTACCTGCAGAACCACGACCAGATCGGAAACCGCGCGATCGGCGACCGGATCAGCGCGACCCTGTCGGACGGGCTGGTCAAGGTGGGCGCCGCGCTGGTGCTGACCGCGCCGTTCACGCCGATGCTCTTCATGGGTGAGGAGTGGGCCGCTTCGACCCCGTGGCAGTTCTTCACCAGCCACCCGGAGCCGGAGCTGGGGTCGACGGTGGCCGACGGACGGCGCGCCGAGTTCGCCGAGCACGGCTGGGCCGCGGACGACGTCCCGGATCCCCAGGACCAGAAGACCTTCGAACGCTCCCGGCTGGACTGGCGGGAGCTCGACGACGAGGTCCACTCCGGGATGCTCGACTTCTACACGCGGCTGCTCGCCTTGCGCCGCTCCCGCCCCGAGCTCAGCGACCCACGCCTCGGGCGGGTGCACGTCCGCTACGACGACGAGTCCCGCTGGCTGGTGCTGCACCGCGACGCGATCGCCGTCGCCTGCAACCTGAGTACCGACCGGCAGCCGGTGCCGATCGACGGCACCCCCCGTGAGGTCCTGCTCGCCTCGACGTCGGGCTTCGTCTACCGCGACGGGATCGTCGAGATCGACGGTGAGTCGGTCGCAGTGCTGGCTCTCGCCTGA
- a CDS encoding pyrimidine reductase family protein, translated as MRRLLPAEPAETPDAGPLTDDDLVAAYAVPRGPAPYVRANFITSADGAASLNGRSGGLSTPADRRLFALLRDMADVILVGAGTARVERYRPAEADEVRRARRRSLGLAPLPRIAVVSGRLDLDPASPLFAPDKLRTIVVTHRSAPEDRRAALAEVADVIVAGDDAVDITAAIDELAARKLTRVSCEGGPTLLRTVLAAQRLDELCLTIVPTLVGAASHRLTAGPIADPTTLTVRHLLEEDGALFLRYLTADVSV; from the coding sequence GTGCGCCGCCTTCTTCCTGCCGAACCCGCCGAAACGCCGGACGCCGGCCCACTCACCGACGACGACCTGGTGGCGGCGTACGCCGTCCCGCGCGGTCCGGCCCCGTACGTGCGGGCCAACTTCATCACCAGCGCCGACGGCGCCGCGAGCCTGAACGGCCGCTCCGGCGGGTTGTCGACGCCCGCCGACCGCCGGCTGTTCGCGCTCCTGCGTGACATGGCCGACGTCATCCTGGTCGGCGCCGGCACCGCCCGGGTCGAGCGCTACCGCCCGGCGGAGGCCGACGAGGTGCGGCGGGCGCGCCGCCGGTCGCTGGGGCTGGCGCCGCTGCCGCGGATCGCCGTCGTCAGCGGGCGGCTCGACCTCGACCCGGCGTCGCCGCTGTTCGCCCCGGACAAGCTCCGCACCATCGTCGTGACGCACCGCTCCGCGCCGGAGGATCGGCGGGCCGCGCTCGCCGAGGTCGCCGATGTCATCGTCGCCGGCGACGACGCGGTCGACATCACCGCGGCGATCGACGAGCTCGCCGCACGGAAGCTCACCCGGGTGTCGTGTGAGGGAGGACCGACGCTCCTGCGCACCGTCCTCGCTGCCCAGCGCCTCGACGAGCTCTGCCTGACGATCGTCCCGACCCTCGTCGGCGCGGCCTCCCATCGGCTCACGGCCGGACCCATCGCCGACCCGACCACACTCACGGTTCGGCATCTGCTCGAGGAGGACGGCGCGCTGTTCCTCCGCTACCTCACCGCAGATGTGTCGGTCTGA
- a CDS encoding Asp23/Gls24 family envelope stress response protein — MAQDKPAHAVSSSTPPDQNVGGTASAVTQVAALDSPQGRTSIADSVVQKIAGIATREVAGVYKLGSGTARAFGSLRERIPGSGGPAVTQGVSVEVGEKQTAIDLDIVVEYGVAIAQLAHGVRRNVITAVERMTGLDVIEVNISVDDIHLPGEEEPEQPTRVQ; from the coding sequence ATGGCACAGGACAAACCGGCGCACGCGGTCTCGAGCAGCACACCACCCGATCAGAACGTCGGTGGGACCGCCTCGGCCGTCACCCAGGTGGCCGCCCTGGACAGCCCGCAGGGGCGGACCTCGATCGCGGACTCGGTCGTGCAGAAGATCGCCGGCATCGCGACCCGCGAGGTCGCCGGTGTCTACAAGCTGGGGAGCGGCACGGCGCGGGCGTTCGGGTCGTTGCGGGAACGCATCCCCGGTAGCGGTGGCCCCGCGGTCACCCAGGGCGTGTCTGTGGAGGTGGGCGAGAAGCAGACGGCGATCGACCTCGACATCGTCGTGGAGTACGGCGTCGCGATCGCCCAACTCGCGCACGGCGTACGGCGCAACGTCATCACCGCCGTCGAACGGATGACCGGCCTCGACGTCATCGAAGTCAACATCAGCGTCGATGACATCCACCTGCCGGGCGAGGAAGAGCCGGAGCAGCCGACACGGGTCCAGTGA
- a CDS encoding Asp23/Gls24 family envelope stress response protein codes for MSARTEPDADGLVTAVRATPGVARMYAGRFGEIATYLPGRKVSGVEIGEERVVVHVVARYGVPTPALAETVRAAAALYAPGFAIDVVIEDVELTPEEGAHG; via the coding sequence GTGAGTGCCCGCACCGAGCCCGATGCGGACGGACTGGTCACCGCCGTCCGTGCCACGCCGGGCGTGGCTCGCATGTACGCCGGGCGGTTCGGCGAGATCGCGACCTACCTGCCCGGGCGGAAGGTCAGCGGCGTCGAGATCGGCGAGGAGCGGGTCGTGGTGCACGTCGTGGCCCGGTACGGCGTCCCGACGCCCGCGCTCGCCGAGACGGTCCGGGCCGCGGCGGCGCTCTACGCGCCCGGGTTCGCGATCGACGTCGTCATCGAGGACGTGGAGCTCACGCCTGAGGAGGGCGCACATGGATGA
- a CDS encoding Asp23/Gls24 family envelope stress response protein, with protein MTDDSGSVDPAATTTAVIATDARIPAEERGHLVIAPKTIERIAQAAAGEVSGIVRESPRSRSRSATPNVHATARLYGQFARLHLDVAARYPEPIPDVVAEVRRRVTDRLRELAEITVTSCDVDVTSLHPPSAERRIR; from the coding sequence GTGACCGACGATTCCGGTTCCGTCGATCCCGCCGCCACGACGACGGCGGTGATCGCGACCGACGCGCGCATTCCCGCGGAGGAGCGCGGGCATCTCGTGATCGCCCCGAAGACGATCGAGCGGATCGCGCAGGCGGCCGCGGGCGAGGTCTCCGGCATCGTCCGGGAGTCACCGCGCAGTCGGTCCCGCTCGGCGACGCCCAACGTGCACGCGACCGCGCGCCTGTACGGCCAGTTCGCCCGGCTGCATCTCGACGTCGCCGCGCGCTACCCCGAGCCGATCCCCGACGTCGTCGCCGAGGTACGCCGACGGGTCACCGACCGGCTCCGTGAGCTCGCCGAGATCACCGTGACCAGCTGCGACGTCGACGTGACGAGCCTGCACCCGCCGTCCGCCGAACGACGGATCCGGTGA
- a CDS encoding DUF6286 domain-containing protein, whose translation MRIVNRLLAAILALAIAGAGLLTAVEVLVAQTNWATPPLLVPYDQWLTTLRAHTWKDTPVLLISIGVIVVGLLLILAAAADRDRSLRMIFTRPEIHATTSRRSLARALENEAAAVDGVGSAKAKVRRRKARVNAQIRIGDPDVISETLRTAIAARLRQLPLQNPPEVRIHVSGPRRRT comes from the coding sequence ATGCGCATCGTCAACCGGCTGCTCGCCGCGATCCTCGCGCTCGCCATCGCCGGCGCCGGCCTGCTCACCGCCGTCGAAGTACTCGTCGCGCAGACCAACTGGGCGACCCCTCCCCTGCTGGTGCCCTATGACCAATGGCTGACGACGTTGCGGGCGCACACGTGGAAGGACACCCCCGTCCTGCTCATCTCGATCGGCGTCATCGTGGTCGGGCTGCTGCTCATCCTCGCCGCCGCGGCCGACCGGGACCGATCGCTGCGGATGATCTTCACCCGACCCGAGATCCACGCGACCACCTCGCGACGCTCCCTCGCCCGCGCGTTGGAGAACGAGGCGGCGGCGGTCGACGGCGTCGGCTCGGCCAAGGCGAAGGTCCGACGGCGCAAGGCGCGGGTCAATGCGCAGATCCGGATCGGCGATCCGGATGTCATCTCCGAGACGCTGCGTACGGCCATCGCGGCGCGACTCCGCCAGTTGCCCCTGCAGAACCCGCCCGAGGTACGGATCCACGTCTCCGGGCCGCGGAGGCGGACATGA
- the amaP gene encoding alkaline shock response membrane anchor protein AmaP: MRNRTNRLNRVVLTVIGVILLLAGVGAVLLSTGIFGADRAHRAVVDHATTQTVYRSAGWLWPTVGAVGFVLGILALYWLIVQLRVERIRSIAMERAQSGDLVLTGSALTDAVREETTAVPGVGRARARLTRDVTDPELVLTVWLRQAADLGEVSRQLDDDVIAHARRALARDQLTTWLRIEVDADDRQRVR; encoded by the coding sequence ATGAGAAACCGCACCAACCGGCTCAACCGCGTGGTGTTGACCGTGATCGGGGTGATCCTGCTGCTCGCCGGGGTGGGGGCGGTGCTGCTGAGCACCGGGATCTTCGGGGCCGACCGCGCGCACCGCGCGGTGGTCGACCACGCGACGACCCAGACCGTCTACCGCAGCGCCGGCTGGCTGTGGCCGACCGTCGGCGCGGTGGGGTTCGTACTCGGCATCCTGGCGCTGTACTGGCTGATCGTGCAGCTGCGGGTCGAACGGATCCGCTCGATCGCCATGGAGCGGGCCCAGTCCGGCGACCTCGTACTGACCGGTTCGGCGCTCACCGATGCCGTCCGTGAGGAGACGACCGCGGTACCCGGCGTCGGGCGGGCACGGGCCCGGTTGACCCGGGACGTGACCGACCCCGAGCTGGTGCTCACGGTCTGGCTGCGGCAGGCGGCCGACCTCGGCGAGGTGAGCCGGCAGCTCGACGACGACGTGATCGCCCACGCCCGGCGAGCCCTGGCCCGCGACCAGCTCACCACCTGGTTGCGGATCGAGGTCGACGCGGACGACCGGCAACGCGTCCGCTGA
- a CDS encoding ATP-dependent DNA ligase, protein MDLPVSPPIAPMLARAVKTIPDGTGLTYEPKWDGFRCIAFRDGDEIVLGSRNERPLNRYFPEVVDALLANLPPRCVLDGEIVIAHDDRLDFEALLNRIHPADSRVRMLAEQTPASFVAFDLLALGDESMLTTRYAERRRRLADALAPARPPVYLTACTDDSALARTWFDQFEGAGLDGLVVKAHELQYQPGERLMQKVKHERTADCVLAGFRWHKSGPIVGSLLLGLYDDAGALQHVGVAASFPMARRKELVEELEPYRMADPDGHPWAEWASAQEAEPQRMPGATSRWNAGKDLSWQPLRPERVVEVRYDHMEGTRFRHTSHFVRWRPDRDPASCTYAQLEEPVRYDLAEVLQ, encoded by the coding sequence ATGGACCTGCCCGTCTCGCCCCCGATCGCCCCGATGCTCGCCCGCGCCGTGAAGACCATTCCGGACGGGACCGGGCTGACCTACGAGCCGAAGTGGGACGGCTTCCGCTGCATCGCGTTCCGGGACGGCGACGAGATCGTGCTCGGCAGCCGCAACGAACGGCCGCTCAACCGCTACTTCCCGGAGGTCGTCGACGCGCTGCTCGCCAACCTCCCGCCGCGCTGCGTCCTCGACGGGGAGATCGTCATCGCCCACGACGACCGGCTCGACTTCGAGGCACTGCTCAACCGCATCCATCCGGCCGACTCACGGGTCCGGATGCTGGCCGAGCAGACACCGGCGTCGTTCGTCGCGTTCGACCTGCTCGCGCTCGGCGACGAGTCGATGCTGACGACGCGCTACGCCGAGCGCCGGCGTCGGCTCGCCGACGCGCTGGCCCCGGCCCGGCCGCCGGTCTACCTGACCGCCTGCACCGACGACTCCGCGCTGGCCCGCACCTGGTTCGACCAGTTCGAAGGCGCCGGGCTCGACGGGCTGGTCGTGAAGGCCCACGAGCTGCAATACCAGCCCGGCGAGCGGTTGATGCAGAAGGTCAAACACGAACGCACCGCCGACTGCGTCCTGGCGGGCTTCCGGTGGCACAAGTCGGGGCCGATCGTGGGATCCCTGCTGCTCGGCCTGTACGACGACGCCGGTGCGTTGCAGCACGTCGGCGTCGCGGCGTCGTTCCCGATGGCCCGCCGCAAGGAGCTGGTCGAGGAGCTCGAGCCCTACCGGATGGCCGACCCGGACGGGCATCCGTGGGCGGAGTGGGCCAGCGCCCAGGAGGCCGAGCCGCAGCGGATGCCTGGTGCGACGAGCCGGTGGAACGCCGGCAAGGACCTGTCCTGGCAGCCGCTGCGCCCCGAGCGGGTGGTCGAGGTGCGCTACGACCACATGGAGGGGACCCGCTTCCGGCACACCTCCCACTTCGTCCGCTGGCGACCCGACCGCGACCCCGCGTCGTGTACCTACGCGCAGCTGGAGGAGCCGGTCCGCTACGACCTGGCCGAGGTCCTGCAATGA